A stretch of DNA from Arctopsyche grandis isolate Sample6627 chromosome 6, ASM5162203v2, whole genome shotgun sequence:
TAGAATAAGGGGCACTACGGCACGAGGCAGACCTCCCCGCGGAAGAACGACTCGCGTCAAAACGTCTCGGGGCAGACGATCTCGAGTCAGGAATCAGAGTGCTGGCGGTTTACCCACTGTAAATATAGGTAATTATTGTAGGTGGTTGtcgataaaatgtaatatagCTTTTTATTGGAcgtgtttgattaatttgatacGTGTGATTAGGTTGCTCGGATAGTGAAGAATCATATCAGCCGTTGTTCAGCAAATCTTCGACGCAGAGTAAAGTTAGTTctgtaaatatgattttttttaatttaatatgttataCCTACTTGATTTTGTATTCAAACATTAATtccgtatatttttttataggaaaaAGATGATCTAATTGATCTGGACAGTAGTGGAATAGATCATTCTTTGAATGAAAACAATTCGGATGCTGAGAGCGAAAACGAAGAATTGTCTATCAAAGTTCATTGGAGGAGCAAAGAGTATCATAGATTTAAAATTCGCAAAGTATGTATTGTTGTTTAGGGTGACCATGAGGAGCATTGTCATTTTTTATGGGTTAGTATTCCTGGAAGGGAGAGTCATAGGGCGCGAACACACAGCGTGGGATGCGGGATTTTGTACgtgggatatatttttttagatagttttaaccctttgcccgcggtaataaatatagcgaacaagccctgtacgcggcacctttttcgcgaatttggcaatcgagttttcgaccttaaatacagattttaatatttactcaagtaaccagatatgttaattaacacataaagtattattttaaacaataaaatacataatatatctcgtagttttggattaattgtcaaataatcattcttcataattgtatgaagacgtgacgtcacataaacaaggtttcagtatggttccacaaaaaactaatttttgactggtatatatgaattttaagcaaattgaatagatggcattcaactcagtaatatattcaaccaattttgaaccttaaaacagttgaaataggcgcatataagcctcaaaatccagtgcaaagttcagaaattctatggaagacagccgcgttACAGACTtttcgcccaaagcttccatagaagacggccgcgggcaaacggctaaacatacagaaaaaaaaaacatgttagaCGGCGGTCATATACGCGGTAACGTGTGGTATATACATGGGACCAACTATTTATTGGaacggtctcgttgaaattctatagtatTGTTTATACTGGCTTGACgatgatatataccaattcgacccttcagactatatttttttgcaaatatgggatacaccgctatcgatcactgtcaagcaatggtccaaagggtcgaattggtatatatgtatcacCGTCAAGCAAGTATAAATAatactatagaatttcaacgagaccacTCCGATGAATAGACGGTCCCATGTATATATCACACGTTACCGCCGTCTAACGTGTTTTttctgtatgtttaaaactatttaaaaagaaTATCCCACGTACAACATCCCGCATCCCGCGCCCATAGAGTGGCAGAGGTACGGCCATTCGCCTCCTAATGGATCGCCACTTTGTATTCAATAGCAATGGAACAGTAGTCCATTGTGAAATGAGTTGAGAAATTGTGAACCACAGCCGCTCTGATGGGCAGGATTGAAAATTGCATTAGGGGAAGACGGACGTCACCTTTCTGATGTGATTTTTGCTATGCAAATGGCATATCccctcaaatatataatatattatttggtacttattggttatacggGCGCATCCAAGCGTCGAGGATACACGCAcatttacatatgaaaaattaattctGTTTTGCTTTTTTAACAATGATAATGCTCCTCGTGGTCACTCTTTGtatatgtttactttttttctttccaaatattaaattttcttttaatatttcatttcagtatCAGAAGTTAActtcaatttttgaatttttcgctAAGTTAGAAGAGGTAGCAATCGATAACTTGCTTTTGACGCTAGGAGATAGAGTTCTTCGACCGGTAGATACACCAGCTTCTATAGAGTACAATATTTGTCATTTTATCGGTAAGTTTATAGTGTAATAACCAAGCGACACTAATAAAAGCCTCGTTAAAATGTAAAATCTATGATTTTTATGGTAATTTAATCGTTTAGAAGGTGGAATTGTACCACACAGTGTAACGCACATTGCAGAGCAGTCGGCTAAAAAATATGATGCTCCGTCTGATGCTTTAGCGGCTGCTATGCATAAAAAGCTAGTTATCAAATTAAGGTCAAAGGAAATGAAGAATGCTTTTGAAGTTATGATTGGCAAGAATcaggtatgtatttttattaatttttttgctttatttgtGAACTTATTTGATtggttttatatttgtgttttcgttTTCAGAAATTGTCCGTTGCAATGGTTAAGTTTTCAGAAGAAATTGAAGTTCCACTTAGCAGGTTAAAATTTTACTTCGACGGCGATTTAGTCGATTCTGAGTCTACTCCGGTTAGCTTAGACTTGGAGGGCGGAGAATGTTTGGATGTTCACGTTGTCGGATAGTGAACTGTTGAACCgatttatttgtaaatgatttatcgctattgtatgtatatcaacatTCCTGTAATGGCTAAGattattttacagttttttttgttgttgaaacTTTCCGAAACAGTTCCTCGTTGTGCAGTACAAAATGTTTGTCGGCGCcttctaaaaaaattttttttttaatattttcatgttCTCAGTTCAAATTTATGCTATTACACTCAtggttattaataaaaattaatatacattagtcatagaattgaaattttaaagaaaatcttTATTTAATTAAGGATTATTAAGTATATTAAGGATTGAGCAATGGCGAATGCAACCCAGTGAGAGTTTAAGAAGTTGAAAAATCGAAACGATATCGTAGTTATAATCAAtgttgttatataaaaaaatctaatgtaataaaaaaaaggatctTTTTCCCTACGATATCATTCACTTTTAATGCTaagaatttttaatgaaatagaaatttttatttttattattctaataCATGGATAtcgataatattttttagaaaatataaaattttaataccttTCGAAATCGACGTGTAATATtcccttttttatttcaatttgctCACACGGCAATGCACACACCTCAACAGACCCCTTCCTGTCTCCCCGATTGGATGCTGCACTATCAATGCAAGTAGCAGAACTAATAGTATACatgtttaaaaatcatatttaaaaaaaatggtgcaagtTTCGCTACTACCACTTCGATATACTTACCACGCTTATTCACAGCATTCAATCAATTGATCTTATAAACGCTATACATGCATAATATCTATTACTTATGTAGTAAATCCCAGTGTAAAATATACATtcgttacattattattttatatttaaaaagtgtaCGAATTTGTGTTGAATCAAcctttaaaatgattttattttttaacgaataaatgaaataataagtaTGTAATGTTATATTCTTCAAGTGACTTACTTTTACGTACATCAAAAAATTGATCATTTGCACTGAAATAAATGTGTTTGACGTTATTTCacttatatatgttacagtccaagtgttcactgtGGTTCATTCATGaacgtactagtttgttcatacacgaactattggttttagttgaAGCGCTAACAGTccaagctatcttcaaatagactcaccaggtgtcacATGGTGACACTAGtgtttaaaagggaaatcctatggaaaacaaattacaacgttgctattatTCTTTTTcctgctaatattaaaaatatattgcaacccAGCATATGTaaaggatgggacaaacgattgagaatacttaaacttatgcctaataatttgtgcatgaacaaactagttaatttcttcttttttttacacttataactggccagattggttagtgtatgaacaaactagtatgttcatgaatgaatgaaatgtacacttggactgtaacatatacaaacatacatatgtaaaaaaaatacatagcttTATTTAGCTTTTGAGAATAAAATACAAgtgttataatttgtaaataattgtcagtatatttttctttgataATTCGGTTCCACAACAAAATGGCAAACGACACAACGTCTCCagacaaaatgataacgcgatATAATATGACATTCATAAACTCAAAAACGTTTGTTTTACGGAAAAAAAACATGATGACGAAGATCTATCCACGTCCTTgaacatattaataaataaatattagataatCCAGTCTAATCGATTTCCCTGAAATTTCACGAAATAgcgtatattttgaatatatgaatTCTGTGTATGAATATAATGTCGCGTTATAatttgtccgtagacattatgtcgcATTATCATTTTGATGGGGACGTTGTGTCGTTCGCCGTTTAGTCGTGACACCGGAAAATTCATATAACAATGAACAATTTTGATAATGAAAGTATTCTGTCTATTTTCATCtgaaatttttaatcatttgttATCAAGTTATTGTGTACCtaatttttattgcaaattataataaaaaaaaatatatatatatacacaaaatcaaaaacactagtttttttaaatcactcgcaagtacatatataataaaatgcgtttttttttatctccgtATACAtgctttcttttatatacatattttaatgataaaagtTAGCTATGTATTATTGATAACAGAAATCAAACCAAAATcataacaaataatatatattcattatcTAGTCATAGATAaacataatacaatacaatataaatacttgaatatacaaaacaattataatacaatagacATCAATATTGCTAcgaacatatttaattattaaatatactatTTTGAGCATATGATATAATTgcttaaaaatttacatcgatATAGTTGTGTACGATAGACACTTAATTTACATAACGCCATTTAACGGTTGACTGATTCATGTTTGCAATCCTTTGAATCCACTAGCAAACAAGAACTTCTCAGAGGAGTCTGATCTGCTTGATGGCGGTTTATAAATTTTCACCCCCTTATAAAATCTACCTAGATCGAGCTCCAGTATCGGCACTTCTACGCCATCCCAAACCTTCACAAGGAGGCATGCATTTTTGGTGGAAACTTGGGCTGCAAACCGAAAAGCTTTATAACAAAGGCTGATTATTTTGTCCTGGTCTATTGCCTTCACTCCGCTGGCATTAGGTGCCATATCCGACAAGACTACATTGACTTTGTGGTCACCCAAAGCTTCTTTTAATTTCGTCTGCGTTTCTTCGGATTCGAAATCTAAATTGCTGAGAATGGTCGCACcctgaaattcaaattttgattaacaaaaaaaaaagaattacgtttaaaatgGGATTCATTTGTTTAATAGTAGTACTTCAATGGGAAAGATTTGTTGTCTGTCAATGGCGAACACTTTCCCGACTGGTTTGTGTAATTCACTTTTATTCGAGTTGACTTTTTGAACGGCGACTTGAGTCCATGATCCCGGGGCGGCTCCGATATCGACTACTACTTGTCCTGGTTGTAAAAAGTTGCCTTTTTCATTCATCTCTAACAACTTGAATGCACTGCGACATCTATAAAATCAGTACATTAAAATGGACACTAagtatgcaaaaattaaaagCTTGAAAAATTCTAACCTATAATTTTGTATCTTGGCTTTCTCTACGTAGGGGTCTGTCAATTGGCGTTGCAACCAATCATTCGAACTCGTACCTTTTCTTCTTATGTTTGCTAACGCCACGTTTGCGAATATCGTgcgagattttaaaatacagTTTGACATTTTAGACGGTGAAGCCAACTGCATTTCACAAATGTTTATTATGAAATACCGACTCAATTTGACATAATAATGGCAAAAGCCGCTAAACAGCTGGTGTGTTTTGGTCCAAAGTGTATAAATAGCatcctttttacatacctcttcttactttcacttatttgTTATAAACCagagatgtataatacatagatccacCCTCAcgctttaaggtctgttcatacctagtcagcacgtaccgacttcagcaggtatccggccgtacgaaaagtattatttggtacattttgtatgggtatattcataccaaccgtcacgtttacgccacggcaggcttacagcagtacccgacatttcctgatcattgttcataccttacagcaacatccgtcaacgtatcgtatccgtttttttggccatcatggaaatatacacgcgaattacgtgccatgagtctgccgctttgctgttttggaccaattatcgatagtgacagttgacagctgttcaatctttcgacatagttttggcgcaaatatttaaaaaaaatttaaattttttacggaaatatttaaaaaaaaattgtccatcatccacaagctccttatacagtgtccaaaactctccttcggtttttctgttttttaacatgggatgcacatcaaaacgcctccgtgcttttttattgccttcttgagcttcttcttccaacaacagcgcgattatacataatttttagttcgataaacgtcgaaacatttttgctgacttgtattctgacgcgtagctacgaatgcacgtgtatgcactcatattgcaagtactcgacaatacgacgtaagcaatattgtgcTGTATcatcatggcctctaatgtataagtaagccgattttgccttgcactcggccaaattgctgtaaacgtgacgtgaccgcgacgtgtaggtagatatgaataggaatgtaataaaatgacatatttgaaacggagtcgtgcagtgctgaagccgtgcagtgctgttacgtatgaacagacctttatactggtctcccttttggcgcatgcacactttctctcagtaggtagttagcttctaagtaggaaaggtcgattgcggagatcttgtcgtcactaactgaggggagcggggggtttaactagctgggaagtgaaaaaaacgccgaccgctgcgtcgtagggaaacctttgttttcccaacttccccgctagttaaaccccccgcacccctcagttagtggcgacaagatctccaacgaaatttgtatttaatgccatatttattctatatctatgttaTAAACAAATCAATCATGTCTAATCAGCAACGTGGAATAATGGTGAGAATATATGCTTTCCAAcagtggtcacggattcgagtcccactggtggctgctggccagaccttggtttatgattCCAGGTCCACAAAGGcgcattcattcatcatttcgaacgggcgAACGGGTtaggaaataatagaaaaagtgTGGTACGTAGAAATTCTCGATTGAAATTCTAAGAGATTTGATAGATTCCATGCCTATTAGAATAAAAGCTGTGATAAAAGCAAAAGGAGCCACAaccaaatattaatttcttttttattaatttgtaaatagtttatatgatcgaaataaaatgaaaaatgtacatgTAAACTGTTATTTTAATCCCAAATATCATTCTTGCGCGACATCGACACACCGTCGTTAAAGCCAATCAGCCATAAAACTTTTCTCGCCCCCTTtctgttatataattttaacatttctCTTCTTTAAATAGTGCCCTACGATATCATCTACTATTTTAACGACTTTGTGTGTtggttttaaacatttaaagctGAAATTTTACGCATAATCTCCTTGTTCCACTTTTCATTTTCGTGactgtatatttaattattttcaattgctgatgaattctgcatcgaattttgagaatatttgcAAAGAGAAAATTTGTAACCCGATCAAATCTATAATGAAGATGAAACAGGCTTGTACTTATGGTTGCCAACTTTTTCTGAGGCAATTCTGGGACAAATAGCTCAAAActcaatttgtatatattttttttattcgtccggaacatattttatagtttttacatgcggaaaatattactttagaaaaaaaattgtcatcatgttcagtcatcaaaatttaactggctttcacgcctcgttaaatttggttcctttattcgaatacaaaaaatatatacataagagtAAAAGAGGTCTTAAAAAGAATTGGTTTTcgactaatcaaaaaaaaaaatctatttgagACTCACAggtaattttaaacataaatgaaagtattttttttacaaattaatcaccaacttaccctaaaaatatagtaaagctgcagcaaaagaaaaaatcacggtgttgttaacgaaataataaaaaaatcttcgcAGAAACGCTTGTATATGCTTTACGTAATGCAGGAGCAAActcatttcacttttatttttgaagaaattttgaaggataatgttgaattattttttgttggtgAATAGAGTAGTAAATAAGGATGAGCTTACAATAAAAACAAGCCCAAAAGAtcttattgtgaattatttataaccgttACAAATGGACGCGAACGTGGTTCAATGAGGTGACGTAATATTCTGTCCTGGGACTGTtaagtatttaatattatataaatccgCTTACCAGTTCAATAAAAACATAGGCCTGTAAAAACAAATTAAGCTTAAAATTAAAGTAAAGTtcagtttatcaaaaaaaatgagGCTATGGACACAAACGTATACAAACGCAAATTGACGCCAAgcgcaaaatatttattttaagagatcaaataaatgaatacaacatttttacatacctcctttacgtttcacttacgattacaattcaggaaaaagtttgcctcttatccgatcgttttcatactttgccatattgctcattttgttcatcaatataagtaaatggatcctccgccattacgatagagataaaatatcgtttaagaagcgtaTCAAGatcaaaaatttttaatctcggtgacgtctcgTGGTCATTAatcttatacatagatggcggtagtaaaataaaattaatggtatttttattcaatataataattttatatacacattatagaagaggtatgtttttaaaaaactttttttatataattaattttatttagttattcgTGAAatgctgtatacatatatttttagcgtagttaaatgttttatttaatgaatCAACAACAGTCggtatcaaaattttataataatataattaataattataaattaaaaatcaactgTAGTTGCTGCGTAAgctgctaattttttttttgaacatcTATTTTCGTTGCGTTTggcttgatttttaaataactatttaaaattatatccagggattcattttttttaaataatttttgccGTTTGGATTCCACAAATCCGGATGGATTTCATACGACACTATGAAACGTTGTAAGTCCGTGCCGACCTCTGGAACAATATCGTTGACACCGTCCATATCGCTTATCCGACTGTTACTGGAAAGTTTCgccaaatttaatatacatgtattttaatttttttaaatccgcaTTCCTAAATACAAATTATTGCAAGTACATTGTAAGTAATCTGTGATTTGTGCCGATCACTATCACAATcattatcatttggatccacaaaGTTGTCTTGGTGAACCAAAAAATGTTTACTGACATGATGGCTATGTTGGATTATACTCTAAACTAATAACAGAAGTTATTCTAgaattttaccaaaaaaattAGTGGAAGAACAATCGaaaaagagtaaactgccacttccgcttgacggatgcttaacaaattttatacataacttggtattaagcttaaacttctagatataaaaaatttcagttcaataaaccaaagatTTTCTaaggaaaacataaaaaaacctcgattctgtagagtaaaagtactacttccggtgcaggtaaaaatattacgatatcaaatttataatttatatcacatggaaaaaaattcagtctgattcggttagcggttttggagataaatgaattaaaaaattaaaaaaaaagaggacacttataagaataggtaccatttccggtcaatttaaaaatttgaaaaaaatttacgtcatatcgataagtaattcagtaaccgatactaagtttcagttcgataggattaacggtgtttAGAAAATACACAGCCACGcaaattttttctagatcatgaaaatgtgatcagtgatcgattctgagttcgaatcagtcaaaatctcaagttcggattttcgcatgatcacaaaacttcatctatagaaaacaatgaaaatttattaataaatataaatatttatacaagtagaaaatttaaaaaatcacacaaTTCACATGAACGAATTCCATTGAAATCCATGATTCGGTGTATACATTTCTTTTTCGTGTTCATTTTCCTTCTTTgcatgattttaaacaaatttcacacttgttttcccgtgtgagatcttaaatgtaacacaagtccTCTTTTACGaccaaatgattttaaacaaatgtcacatttgtgtggttttatcccagtatgcgatATTGTATGTACCCCGAGGTTAGATttatcagtaaatgattttgaacaaatttcacacttgtaaggcttttcccctgtgtgagatcttaaatgtaacacaagtccTCTTTTAtgaacaaatgatttt
This window harbors:
- the Rad60 gene encoding DNA repair protein Rad60 isoform X1, whose amino-acid sequence is MSSSSEEDLYGDTARKLNELKSNWKPNIELNDYTSDHNITSDESDKGKSPGKSTKIKRKHKKSSRNIDRALDLDTSATSDVSIKSSNTNGNLRMTRASARHSQDLHSVFNNMNSNVVDIVTNAPMSSGAARSSINRIRGTTARGRPPRGRTTRVKTSRGRRSRVRNQSAGGLPTVNIGCSDSEESYQPLFSKSSTQSKVSSEKDDLIDLDSSGIDHSLNENNSDAESENEELSIKVHWRSKEYHRFKIRKYQKLTSIFEFFAKLEEVAIDNLLLTLGDRVLRPVDTPASIEYNICHFIEGGIVPHSVTHIAEQSAKKYDAPSDALAAAMHKKLVIKLRSKEMKNAFEVMIGKNQKLSVAMVKFSEEIEVPLSRLKFYFDGDLVDSESTPVSLDLEGGECLDVHVVG
- the Rad60 gene encoding DNA repair protein Rad60 isoform X2; this encodes MSSSSEEDLYGDTARKLNELKSNWKPNIELNDYTSDHNITSDESDKGKSPGKSTKIKRKHKKSSRNIDRALDLDTSATSDVSIKSSNTNGNLRMTRASARHSQDLHSVFNNMNSNVVDIVTNAPMSSGAARSSINRIRGTTARGRPPRGRTTRVKTSRGRRSRVRNQSAGGLPTVNIGCSDSEESYQPLFSKSSTQSKEKDDLIDLDSSGIDHSLNENNSDAESENEELSIKVHWRSKEYHRFKIRKYQKLTSIFEFFAKLEEVAIDNLLLTLGDRVLRPVDTPASIEYNICHFIEGGIVPHSVTHIAEQSAKKYDAPSDALAAAMHKKLVIKLRSKEMKNAFEVMIGKNQKLSVAMVKFSEEIEVPLSRLKFYFDGDLVDSESTPVSLDLEGGECLDVHVVG
- the Mrm2 gene encoding mitochondrial rRNA methyltransferase 2 — encoded protein: MQLASPSKMSNCILKSRTIFANVALANIRRKGTSSNDWLQRQLTDPYVEKAKIQNYRCRSAFKLLEMNEKGNFLQPGQVVVDIGAAPGSWTQVAVQKVNSNKSELHKPVGKVFAIDRQQIFPIEGATILSNLDFESEETQTKLKEALGDHKVNVVLSDMAPNASGVKAIDQDKIISLCYKAFRFAAQVSTKNACLLVKVWDGVEVPILELDLGRFYKGVKIYKPPSSRSDSSEKFLFASGFKGLQT